Sequence from the Burkholderia cepacia genome:
CCGGCGGGCGCGTCAATCTCGCGCGCAACAAGGCAATTGATCGACACCACACCGCCCTGACCATCGGGCACGTCGATCCGACGACTCCAGATTTGCTGCTGAACCTCCCGCGCCTTCTGTCGCTGGCGACCATGCAATGTGAAGCGGATTTCACCGAGCGGCTCAGCTTGCGTGGCGTGATCCCAGAGCCTTTGACCCTCGGGCAACACGCGATTGTGCTGGGCGCGAATCAGCCAGTCGGCCGGGTAACCCAAATCGCGCGCTTTGGCCATCAGCTCGACAATGTCCGACTCCCGGTCCGCGACATACACCAACCGTGTGCCGGGCAGATCCACCGCCTGCTCGGCCACCCGTTCGTATCCCTCGATCCAGCGCGTGCTTTCCTTGATACCGCCCCGCTTGCCTCGGGCGTCCTTGCGCTCACGCGACCACATCCAGGCATTGAGCACGCCCAACGGTTCACGCTGTAGCGTGACCGCGTAGGTCGCATGAACGTACATGCCGCGCTGGGCTTCATACGACAACGGCCCCAGTCCAGCGATCTCCTGCCCGTTAAAGTTCAGCTCGGTCGTGTCATCCAGGCACAGCACCACCTCGCATGCCCGCATCCGCTCGGCCGCGCTCTGCCAGTGCGGCTCCATGACGTCGGTCCATTCCAGCTTGTCCTGCGCGAAGAACCGATAAGCCGCCGCCGTCTCAGCCCAGCCGCCGCACGCCAGCGGAATGCTCGCCGTCGGATTGCCCGACAGTTGCTCGGCCAGCAGGATCGCCCGCCGGTTCAGCCGCTTGTCGCCCAGATCGATGCCCTTGAATTCCATTGCTGCCCAGCTCTCCGTTGCTCGTGCCATTCGCGTGCCGCGCAAAAAGCAAGAGTAAACGGCAAGCCGCGACAGTTTACAAGCCGATCACGCCGACTTGTGTGTAATGGAATGGGTTTGACGAGGACGGCCATTGAGCAATTTGGCGATGTCGTTCAACTGCGTTTGCGTGACGCCCGACAGGTCCATGCCCTTGGGCAAGAACTGGCGCAGCAAACCGTTGGTGTTCTCGTTGCTGCCTCGCTGCCAGGGCGCGTATGGGTCCGCAAACCAGATATCGAGATTCAGCCGCTCGGCCAGTTCGACATGACAGGTCATTTCCGATCCACGGTCATACGTCAGGCTCTCGCGCAAGAACGCCGGCAACTTCTTCATCTGGCGCGTGAAGCCTTCGAGTGCATCCTTCGCCGTACAGCCGTCCATGCGGCACAGCACCACGAAGCGTGTCTTGCGCTCGACCAGCGTGCCCACGCAGGAGCGATTGAAGGCGCCCTTGACCAGATCGCCTTCCCAATGCCCCGGCCATTTGCGCGTTTCGATCTGCTCGGGCCGGTGAATGATGCGCAGTTCTTCCGGTACGAAGCTCTTGCGGGCAAGGGTCTTGCGCGGGTTGCCGCGCGCAGGCTTTTCCTGGCGAAGCGCCTCGATCATGGCTTGCTTCAAGCCACCACGAGGATGGGTGTAAATCGCCGCGTAGATCGTTTCGTGGCTGACGCGCTGGTCGGGGCTGTCTGGGTGCATTTCGCGAAGTCTGGCAGCAATTTGCTGCGGCGACCAGCGCCGATAGACCAGTTGATGATGCACATGCCAGTACAGCGCGCTTGCGGCAAGCAGTTTGCGCGGCCGCCGGCTTCGCTCCCGCCGTGCGCGGTAGGCCTTGGCCGCGACCGTCGCGTCATAACTTCGCGCAGACTCGGCGCGGTTGCGCGCCAGTTCTCGCGTGACGGTCGATGCGCTGCGTCCGAGCAGTCGGGCGATCGCGCGCACGCTCACCTTCTTTCCGCTTTCGATCATGATCACCGCACGTTCTTCCGCGCTCAGGTGGCTGTAGCTTTTCTTCATCGCAACACCCTATCTCAATACAGGTGTTGCACTTGAAACTAGAGTCTAAGCATCCAGAACTCGGTCCGTGGTCACCGACAACTGAAGCTCGCCGCCGAATTCACATCCCCCGCCCCGCTATACCGCGCCACCTGCGGATACGGACACAGCGGGCGCGTACGTCCCGCCCCCCACGACGCCGGCACTTCCGCATTCGGAATCACATTCGTCCCATCGCGCGCGGTGGCGACGACCGCCTCCGGCGGCTGCCCCTGCTCGACCCACGCGACGAGCGGCGTCAGCAGGTCGAACTGGTCGGCCGCCGGGCCGCCCGCGCAGTGGTTCATCCCCGGCACCGGATAAAGGCGCGCGAAATCCGACGCATCGCCGCCGTTCGCCTGGGCGAGCCGCGCATACCAGTCGCGCGTGTCGTCGAACGAGAACACCGGGTCGCCCGTGCCGTGATAGACGAGCAGCTTCGCGCCGCGCGCCTTCAGCGCGGACAGGTTCGTGTCGTCGGGCGGCGTCATGAACGTCCACGCGGATTGCGTGTACGTGCCGTTCGTCGCGAAG
This genomic interval carries:
- a CDS encoding IS30 family transposase — protein: MKKSYSHLSAEERAVIMIESGKKVSVRAIARLLGRSASTVTRELARNRAESARSYDATVAAKAYRARRERSRRPRKLLAASALYWHVHHQLVYRRWSPQQIAARLREMHPDSPDQRVSHETIYAAIYTHPRGGLKQAMIEALRQEKPARGNPRKTLARKSFVPEELRIIHRPEQIETRKWPGHWEGDLVKGAFNRSCVGTLVERKTRFVVLCRMDGCTAKDALEGFTRQMKKLPAFLRESLTYDRGSEMTCHVELAERLNLDIWFADPYAPWQRGSNENTNGLLRQFLPKGMDLSGVTQTQLNDIAKLLNGRPRQTHSITHKSA
- a CDS encoding IS4 family transposase, with the translated sequence MARATESWAAMEFKGIDLGDKRLNRRAILLAEQLSGNPTASIPLACGGWAETAAAYRFFAQDKLEWTDVMEPHWQSAAERMRACEVVLCLDDTTELNFNGQEIAGLGPLSYEAQRGMYVHATYAVTLQREPLGVLNAWMWSRERKDARGKRGGIKESTRWIEGYERVAEQAVDLPGTRLVYVADRESDIVELMAKARDLGYPADWLIRAQHNRVLPEGQRLWDHATQAEPLGEIRFTLHGRQRQKAREVQQQIWSRRIDVPDGQGGVVSINCLVAREIDAPAGVTPIEWRLLTNRDVPDMTEAARLIDWYRARWEVETFFHVLKNGCRVEALQLSTIERIERALAVFMVVAWRIARLMRLGRTCPDLDAGLLFEPDEWRAAFILNKKAPPDKPPRLNEVVRLVARLGGFLARKGDGEPGVKTIWLGMQRVVDFAAGITYARELEQQTCV